In Vespula pensylvanica isolate Volc-1 chromosome 7, ASM1446617v1, whole genome shotgun sequence, the genomic window ATTGCATTGGCATTGGGAgataacaatgaaattttgaCACAAGAATCAGTATGTATATaagcaataaatttataaattaatttttacactTTCCCCACCTTCTTTTTTGTAGAATGCAACAATTCAAGGAATTTCTGGTACTGGATCACTTTGTATTGGAGCCAAATTTCTGGCTCAATTCTTTCCAGGTAACAGAGTAGTGTACATACCAACACCAACATGGGGAAATCATATTCCATTATTTAAACATGCTGGATTAGATGTAAAACAGTATCGTTATTTTGATCCAAAAACTTCTGGATTAGATTTTAAAGGCCTAATGGAAGATCTATCGGTAGGTTATCGCATAAAATATTGCAACGGTAACATTGAATTACTAATGATGATCTTATTAACAGAAAATTCCAGAAAAATCAATTGTTATTCTTCATGCTTGTGCACATAATCCAACTGGTGTTGATCCAAAATTAGAACAGTGGGAAGAAATATCTGCActagtgaaaaaaagaaatctctttcCATATTTTGATATGGCATATCAAGGATTTGCTTCTGGTAAAATATCGCAGTAACAATTTGTTCCtgttatagaattttttattaatattcatatttttataggtTCGACGGATAAGGATGCAGCTGCTATTAGATTGTTcctaaaagataaaaataaaattgcctTATCTCAATCCTATGCAAAAAATATGGGCCTTTAtggtaatataaatgaaatattggGAAAATTAAAGAGATCATATATAAGATTTGCAATACTATTTGTTGTGTAGGTGAACGTGTCGGagcattttcattaattacatCCAGCAAAGCAGAAGCAGCTACTGTGATGTCGCaacttaaaattataatcagaCCCATGTATTCTAATCCTCCGATTTCTGGAGCGCGAATTGTTACTGAAATATTAGGAAATTCcgatttaaaagaagaatggcTTCATGATGTTAAAGCAATGGCtgatcgaataatttctatgCGTACAACATTACGAGAGAATTTAGAAAAGTTAGGAAGCTCACGTAATTGGACGCACATAACAGATCAGATTGGAATGTTCTGTTTCACGGGTCTTAAACCACATGAGGTAAAATAGTTAACCTTTGtgcattaatataatataatatgtaatgtataaatatttattgtcatgcatttataaaaattgcagGTTGATAAACTCACCAAAACGTATAGCATATATCTTACTAAAGATGGAAGAATATCTATAGCAGGAGTATCAAGTAAAAACGTGGATTATCTTGCTAATGCTATTCATGAAGTTACCAAATAAGCTACATTTTACTTTATCCGAAGAAAAGTAATTGAGCTATGAGAATTAAGGCatagtttataaattaatttaaatattttaaaaactttaAGTATTTTGCCTTATGTCTgccctttttaattttatattattaaaattattccttCGTGATATGTTTATAAGTCGctataaacattttctttgtaaaatgtGTAAAATAATAGAACTTTTATATTACCTACAATGAGCATCATTATTGTTACATTTTGTATATCTTGATTATCGATTTTACATACACTGTACATAACCAGTATTTACGAGCAGAATACAACGGATTACAGCGCTATCTACaagtgaaataaatttaattaatatccttaatttatatatgaatctaattttattgtaattaatatttttctatgttttgtttcttacttaaaagaatacaatttatatttaaaacagaaaacgacaaatttatagaatacactttcatattataaattttaaatatgcaTTCTGACATACTACTTTACGCggtatatttgaaaatagcaatgtttaaaaatattatttttaatattattacaaatataggTTAAATATTGTGatagaaaaatcatttattgaTAATTCTAAATCTGaatttaagtaaaaatattataaaatatatatatactatatattgaTATAGCTATTCACAAATTTGACTTAAGATCGTGTCCTTCagttttataacaaatatggCAGACTTTGATAATGTATCgcgaattgaaaatttaataattccttTTCTTGGTTTCAATAAAAGTGCAATAATTGCGTAGAGTTGTTAAAATGGTTAAATATAATTCGCGTTGCCAGTGttaaatagttttatttaaaaattgaataaccTATAATGGTGAGatggaaattatatatttgatagggtacaatttatatttgtaattttggGTGACAcgtttcgatcgtaaataaatatggCGCTTCTCAGCATGTAGATTTTTAAACTCATCTATATTCTAAAAACGatctatatttatcaatatgcTATTTGTTAAAGGTTTCAGATAGGAAGgttaaatagatagaaagaaaataataactattttatataaaaatggctgcattaaacaatatattaaaagcTATAGAAggattgaaaatattacagGAAACCACAGTTTCATCTGATCCTGCAATAAGGtatgaattaaaattgtttacgTTGTCAAActtattaaaagtttttatgaATACCTTTCAACGATTTGTGTTTTTAATgataacagaaaagaaaagatatcacACTGTATGATAATTACCGAAGGATTATGTTCTccaaatacaaaattaatttctaaatacCCACAAATTTTTGGTTGTTCAATTAAAACATTATTGGCATTATGTGATGATGCAGAAGCTGATGTTAGAATGATTGCTGACGAATCtctaaataaaatcataaggGTATGATTATTTCgatgttctttatttttgtgaCAAGTGAAATCAGTTTCattattgtcattataatACTTACATATCATTACAATATATAACTTACGATTATTTACCAGACTATGGCAGACAGTGATATTGTTAAAATTCAAATAGAGTTATATAATGGAATAAAGAGTAATGGATCTGCTAGAACATTGAGAGCTGCTCTTTGGAGATTTGGTTTACTTAGTCACATGATTCGTCCTACAAGAGGAAAAGCATATGTGTCAAATTTAATACCATGTATTACTGTCATAGCAAATAGGCCAGAGGAATCAGTAATTGATACGCTTGCACAAgcattgaaattaattctaaGAACATTGGGGCCATTTATGACGGATAATGATGTTAaggtataataatactattagCAATACAtatgatacaaatatatattaagaaatatattatttgtttgtaGACGTTGCTTAAGGCattctttcaaaatatatcaTCAACTCAAGCAGCATTTCGTAGAGCTGCAGCAAATATGATTTTAACAACCTGTTTAAATTGTAGGAAACCTCAGGtttttttatgttatgtattaaattatttattaggtAAGGTGGATATTTTTCAAGCATTATGTTTGTGAactttattgtatattaataatatttcattttttagatGCTATAATAGTGAGTGATGATATAGATCACTTGAATACAGTTATTGGTGTTTTTGGTTGTTTGAAAGTGATTTTaccatatataaatacgcCAACAGAATGTGAAGCTAGTGACAAACAACAACtggaaaattttttacaaatttatgagTTATGCTTGCATTACACTAAATGGCATTCaaatcataatttaataaatgcaGCTTTGGAAACATTGGCTCAACTTTTGCAATGCTCGTCAAATGCATTCAAATATGTATTGTTATCTAAAGAAGGTATTACTCACAGTAGAATAGAGTTGAATCAAGAAGCGGCCAGAATATCGTTGGGTCAAATAAGTACTTCAACAGCTACAAGTGTTTCGGGAGGCAATTGTGATTCCACATTGAATTTGCTTGAACCGGAAATGCCACAATTGAATTCAAAAATAGGAAATTGGATTATGGATTCTGAAACAGTACTTCCACTGATGCACAAATCAGAAATACAGGAAACGTGTCCAAGCGACATAACAGAAATTAAGGGAAAGACAATGGAAAATTACagtgaattaaaaatagagaCTTTAGAGGGtgagaataaatatacaaatgtaaATGTTTTTTGTATGAACGACATTGgatatatatgcaaattttCTAGTTTATGTCTACTTTAGGAGGTGGCGTTGAGGAAGGAAGTGATGCTGGAAGTGAAATAGAACACATAGAAGAAATACACTATTCAAGTTTGCAAAGTGATCATCacatgaaagaagaagagtattTAGAAGAAACTTCAATATCTGTAGCTTCTCCACAAAAGTTGCCAATGGAATTGCCATCGCATGACATTAATATTGGAACTTTTACAGACTCTGATATGCCTGTAAAATTTTGTTGTCGTTACTTAGTTTCATCATTTTTGCTAACAGGCAGTGCTGGTCACTTGATGcctgataaattatttcgtgtCAGTGTTAAATGTCTTGCTTTAACATGTGTAGCCAATATTTTAAGACTTTATCCAGATCTACTTTTAATGACAGTTGCCAAAGATTCTACTACTTCAGACAAACAAATgatgaaagatattttattatttgcgaATCATTCTGATCCACAAATTAGAGCCAATGTATCGACTCTTATTGGATCATTTTTGAAAACAGTTTTTACACAATATGGTGGATCTTTTAAGAATTTTCAACCTGAAAGTTTAAACAATAAAgcaaatgaaaattcattgctggaaaatatgataaaattacttataaaagtaagatattttacagtaaaatttattataattaataaaatgtctgTTTTAAAGTATTAACTTAGTAAGTATTAAATTTCTAGTAAActattaaatttctctttgaagGGCCTGGAGGATGATTCTGCTACAACATGTCGCCAAACGTTAACAGCACTAAATTTATGCTTAccagaaatattaaattctgtAGATAGTCAATATGGAATAagcattttattcgaattaccCAGGCTTATTAAAAATCCATATTTTCTTGTCAAAGTTAAATTAGCAGATTTACTAAGCAATTTATCATACATCACAATAGAACACGTAACGGGTGATGCATTATTTCAACAACATTTTATTGATgctataatcattttattaggAGATCAGGATAAAAGAGTTAGACACGCAGCATCTGAAGCAATTGTTAAGTAAGTGAGAATGTTAGAATTTACTTAAAtctcatttaaaataatatcacttaaaatttttttattctgtaaaaattgaattttcatttgtattttcaGAAGCATTCCATTATTATACTTTCAACATCCACAGGAAAGTGCTGTTATAAAAAAAGCAGCTCAATATACAGAAAAGTATTTGTCAACTGTAATGTCAAGTACTTTAAGGATATCTTCATATTATGATAAACATAGagtatctataaataatactgtCAAACCTTTTACGTCGTTAACTGATCataatgataagaaatatGACGTAAATACAGAAGATTCATTATCTCGCATTGTTAGCATCTTAACTGAAATACTCATGGTTGATTCATCTAAGTATATGGTATATGGTTGTTGCGAAGCTCTTGCTCTACTAAGTGAAGTTTATAACACTATAGTTTATATCAGAGGTTGGGATTGTATACTTCCCAAAGCACTGCTTAAAAAATCTCATAAAAAGGCTGTTAGTCGAATAGATCCAACAAATGAAAGCAACTTCGTAATTGAAATAACATCTCCAATTGGCACTGGTTTGCTTTCTTTGCTGCTGCCTTTGTTGTCTTCATCTGCAATAAGTTTGGATCTATCAACGcataaacatttaatttctcttgCGGGTAATCTTGCATCAGGATTAGCTCTTTGTAATCTAAAACCTAATGAACCAACAAGCAAACATGATTctgatatatcaaatatttggaGTATGTTCAAAGATAAACAAATGTGTCAGTATATGGAACTATTACTGACTCATGTTATAAgggttttaaatatttttgtccaTGTTATTGATGATATacaattaaatcaaataagtACAAAATCGTCACTGTCCTCTTTGCCAACTGCGCACAGTTTATCTCCAAAGAAGAAAGTAGTTACCgaacagaaacaaaaagaaaaaggagataagtTTTTAAGTTTAAAATTTGGAAAAGAACAAATGGGAGTATTCAATACTATTCCGCATTACATGAAGATGTATGACAATCTCAAAGCAGCTCATTCTAATTATCTTGTTACTCTTGATCCTGAGGCTAGCAAGATGTATATTGCATTATTAACTGCTATACTGGATACTCTTTCGCAAATTCTTGAGATAGCCACTTTTAATGAGGCAGGTAGGATAGCAGAGGAAATTCTGTATTATCTGCAAACAACTGTCACTTTATCACCGACTGCAACTATTCAGTGTGTGCAGCAGTTGTTGAAATGTTTGTTTGGTAAAAATCTTGGTACTCAATGGAGCGAACTGGATATGCAACAATATGCAGAACAGAATATTGCATTAAGAGACATTTCTAAAGGCTTTTATAATCAATGTTTTCAGAATCCAGCTAGACATATGGCagatatgataaaattaataggaAATAATTGCAGAGACGAAAATAAACCGGACACTGGGTAAGTATCATAGatttctaaattatatttgagATATATTCTATTCTGACCTCCCATGATTTCTAGGTGGATAGGTTTAACACgtagaaaaggagatagaaaattatcatacatatattcttcgGATCATAAAGCTTCTGTAGCTAcctttattcgtttatttgaaCCAATGGTTATAAAGTCTATGGAACAATATACTATCACCAGCAATATTTCACTGCAATGTCAAGTGCTTATGCTTCTGAGTCAACTAATTCAGTTGAAagttaattattgtttattagaTTCAGACAAGATATTTATTGGATTTGTATTGAAACAGTTTGAATTCATAGAGGAAGGTCAAATACAGCAAGCAGAAGACCTGTTACCAAAAATATTCACTTTTTTGGTGCATTtatcttatgaaaaaaatcacTCAAAGGTTGTAATAGGTATTCCTAAAATAATACAGTTATGTGATGGACTTATGGCAAGTGGACAGCCAGCACTTAGATATTGTATACCAGCACTTGCACCTGTAGTCGGagatatctttcttattcgtaATGGAAATTCTAATCAAGCAGAACAAAGAGAATTGGAAACAACAAAAGAAGTATTGATTTCAATGCTACTTCGTCTTGTGGAATATCATGAAGTTATAGAGCTTTTAGCATTGTGTGTCTCAGAATCTAGATTTAGTGGAGATGGAAATGGAGAAGAAAAGTGGAGAAGATGGTCTAGAATGACTACAGATACTATACTTCCAATGTTGGGAATGTGTAAAGTAAGACTGGAATGGGAAAATGCTCATATTGCCTTAGTAAAATTGTTTGCTGCAATTTCTCCTACTGTTTTCAGGCCAGTAGATCCACTTTTAAAAGTACTTTTTACAGCTCCTGTGTCTTTGAAAGAACcagtttttaatttaaaacgcTGGTTGGGAatgataaatgttatattattaactcTCATTTCTTGTGCTAAAGAGGAGTCAATGTTAGCACGATTATCGGATCTTAGCGTATATATGACAGATCTTTcacatttgttattatttccaGATAATTTGTCTAAAGTTATAGATCCATTAAATGCACTTGGAACTCAGTCTGCACAAATACCACCTGAAAAAATTTTAGCCAGATTCATATTTAAAGTGATTAGTCTGATAGGCACAAAAATTGTTAACATTCTTGGATTAATTAATCACAAAGCTATAGATCCCTATACAGGATTTGCTCAGCATACAGATAATGATGACTATTTGGTGCATCAATTTGCattctttttacaattatGTATTCACATGTTCGAGTCTGGAAGTCATTGTAAAGTGGCAAATGCAGCAATGCAAATGGTTCAAAATCGCAATACGCTTGACGAGGAAAAATTTCCTATAGAcaatttaaattctttaatgCTAAGTATTGGACATGTATGCCCGATGTTGACATGCCAATGGGCTTATCTAATGACATTACTAAGCTATAATGAGATGCTATTTTGGTCTAAAATTTTGGGGACACGAAATTCAGATTACATAGTAAGATCACTTccaaatgagaaaaaagtataCGACTATGTAAACAGTATAAATGTACAAATTATTCATAAAGGTGGaatcatattattttgtgATTATGTATGTGAAAATCTCAATGATGCAGAGCCTTTAACGTGGTTATTGGTGAATCATATTGAAGAAGCAATACACATAGCTACTGAATCTCCAGTCAAAGAACTTCTAGCAGCAGCTATACATAGAAATCCCGCAGCTAGTGGTCTTCTAGTACAAGCTATTTCAACAAAATGTGTGAATTTATCACAACCTAGCTTCATAAAACGTTTATTGCAGTGTATCGAAGATGCACATCAATCTCAAAGCGGTGCAGTCATAATGATGTTAATTCCAAAATTTTTGTCTACTAAATATCTTGCTCTATCAAGAATGGCAGCAAAAATGGCTAGCAGAAGAGTTGAgattttattaacattgaGCGCAACAGATGTTATGGAACAATTGCCGAAGAATGATTTAGTAAAGATTATGGATACGTTACAGGCTACTAAGCTAGCTAAAAAACATGGAGCTCTAGTTAACTTATTGAACAAATTAGGAGTACACTTTTATGATCTTTCACCTCTCGAACCTGATTTATGTAGATCTTTTAATTCATCAATCGTAAAAACAATTCAACTAGATCGTGATTGGTTTCTTTCTCAGATTAAATTACGTTGCTGTCATCAGAATACCTTGTATAACACTCAAGAATCTGCACAACTATTGagtaatttaaattttgaagACTGTTTGagtattatttcttctaaagagtttgatataataattttaaaagactGCATAACATTGGGCGTAAGATTGACTATCGAGAATTGCCAAAAGTTAGAGTTAAGAAAAATTCACAATGagaaaatacataattttGAAGCCAGCCCTTTGTATACAGCTGCTAAACAATGTTTGTTAGAGCATGTACGTAATGTAACTGAACTTATGCCAAAACCACATTATGTATTTAATCCGCAAAAATCTAATATCAATAGTAAAGAAGTGAAATATGCTACAAGAATTTCCAAACTTTTAGACGATTCCATTTACTGGAATacactttttaaaattattccaGTTGTAAAGGCATTTACAAAAACATTGTCGAAATTAACCAAATATAATTTGGCAAACATGGACGCAAAAGTTGAAGAAGATTGTGCTAAGCTTGCTTTATTGTGTTTTGAATTAACACATTGGATGATACATgtagataaacaaaatattagaaaGCTACGACCAAGTGAAGTAGAATTAACGTTGAGTTGTGCTGcagaaattttgaaatatgaaGGCCCATTTAAGGTTTTTGCAGATCACACTCGATATTCGTGGGTATGTTCTACGATATTGGCTGTGACAAAAATTGTTGAAAGTAACTTAACAACGGTCGAATCATTACCTCACGTTGATACGTGCTCTTTACAAGCAGCTTTTCAAGATGAAGAAACGAAGCATTATGCGCAGGCATGTGTACGAATAGCATCATTGGTTATTTGGCTTGAAAAATGTCAAGTGAACAATAGTTCTAAAAACATTCCTccctatttatataatataataaaagatcttATTGTACTTATTAGTCGTCAACCTTTGGtaaattctttcgttcttaCACCTCCTTTGGTTTGGAAACATGGTTGGCATATAATGGGCTCTGGTACAACCAAATGCCACTTTCCATTATTATCGACTGAATCAAATCTTCTTCAAGAAGTCGATATTTTAGAACAGTTCatttatagaataaatttattgggCTGGACTTCACGTCTCCAATTTGAAGAAATATGGATGGCATTATTGGGATTGTTAAATCTTtcacaaaatgaaaatagttCTTTGGAAGAAACAACAGCCTTAGTACAAGCAAGCTGTTTAGCTATTCAAGCTATAACACAATTATTGTTACAAACAATGTTTTTACCACATCCTGGTAATCCAAGTACCAGTTCTTTGATACATCATTCACGAGATCCTCAACTTTCGGTTGTGAAAGTAAGCTCACAAGAACTATATACTATACAAGATTTACTTACATGGAAGTATGAATGTATGAGtgatattcaaaatataaatggtCTAAAATTAGATCATATATTTCATAGAGGAAACATTGAAAAGATTACAACTTCGAACAACTTTACGTACAGCCAATTATCAGTTTCCTATTTATGGTCATCGTGTAATTTATatgaagataaattaaatgcTTCTGTACTTGAATTAAAAAACAGAAGGAATGATGCATTAAAGTCTGCATCATTAGATGTAGATTCGTGTCTCCGCTTTTTAGTGGAACTTTATACTTCTTGGTTGTCGCCACAAGCGAATATTCCGATACAATTACTTACGGAAACTATGAAATCTCTTCTAGCTATTTCTGATCTCTTT contains:
- the LOC122630371 gene encoding huntingtin isoform X1, with amino-acid sequence MAALNNILKAIEGLKILQETTVSSDPAIRKEKISHCMIITEGLCSPNTKLISKYPQIFGCSIKTLLALCDDAEADVRMIADESLNKIIRTMADSDIVKIQIELYNGIKSNGSARTLRAALWRFGLLSHMIRPTRGKAYVSNLIPCITVIANRPEESVIDTLAQALKLILRTLGPFMTDNDVKTLLKAFFQNISSTQAAFRRAAANMILTTCLNCRKPQVFLCYVLNYLLDAIIVSDDIDHLNTVIGVFGCLKVILPYINTPTECEASDKQQLENFLQIYELCLHYTKWHSNHNLINAALETLAQLLQCSSNAFKYVLLSKEGITHSRIELNQEAARISLGQISTSTATSVSGGNCDSTLNLLEPEMPQLNSKIGNWIMDSETVLPLMHKSEIQETCPSDITEIKGKTMENYSELKIETLEGGGVEEGSDAGSEIEHIEEIHYSSLQSDHHMKEEEYLEETSISVASPQKLPMELPSHDINIGTFTDSDMPVKFCCRYLVSSFLLTGSAGHLMPDKLFRVSVKCLALTCVANILRLYPDLLLMTVAKDSTTSDKQMMKDILLFANHSDPQIRANVSTLIGSFLKTVFTQYGGSFKNFQPESLNNKANENSLLENMIKLLIKGLEDDSATTCRQTLTALNLCLPEILNSVDSQYGISILFELPRLIKNPYFLVKVKLADLLSNLSYITIEHVTGDALFQQHFIDAIIILLGDQDKRVRHAASEAIVKSIPLLYFQHPQESAVIKKAAQYTEKYLSTVMSSTLRISSYYDKHRVSINNTVKPFTSLTDHNDKKYDVNTEDSLSRIVSILTEILMVDSSKYMVYGCCEALALLSEVYNTIVYIRGWDCILPKALLKKSHKKAVSRIDPTNESNFVIEITSPIGTGLLSLLLPLLSSSAISLDLSTHKHLISLAGNLASGLALCNLKPNEPTSKHDSDISNIWSMFKDKQMCQYMELLLTHVIRVLNIFVHVIDDIQLNQISTKSSLSSLPTAHSLSPKKKVVTEQKQKEKGDKFLSLKFGKEQMGVFNTIPHYMKMYDNLKAAHSNYLVTLDPEASKMYIALLTAILDTLSQILEIATFNEAGRIAEEILYYLQTTVTLSPTATIQCVQQLLKCLFGKNLGTQWSELDMQQYAEQNIALRDISKGFYNQCFQNPARHMADMIKLIGNNCRDENKPDTGWIGLTRRKGDRKLSYIYSSDHKASVATFIRLFEPMVIKSMEQYTITSNISLQCQVLMLLSQLIQLKVNYCLLDSDKIFIGFVLKQFEFIEEGQIQQAEDLLPKIFTFLVHLSYEKNHSKVVIGIPKIIQLCDGLMASGQPALRYCIPALAPVVGDIFLIRNGNSNQAEQRELETTKEVLISMLLRLVEYHEVIELLALCVSESRFSGDGNGEEKWRRWSRMTTDTILPMLGMCKVRLEWENAHIALVKLFAAISPTVFRPVDPLLKVLFTAPVSLKEPVFNLKRWLGMINVILLTLISCAKEESMLARLSDLSVYMTDLSHLLLFPDNLSKVIDPLNALGTQSAQIPPEKILARFIFKVISLIGTKIVNILGLINHKAIDPYTGFAQHTDNDDYLVHQFAFFLQLCIHMFESGSHCKVANAAMQMVQNRNTLDEEKFPIDNLNSLMLSIGHVCPMLTCQWAYLMTLLSYNEMLFWSKILGTRNSDYIVRSLPNEKKVYDYVNSINVQIIHKGGIILFCDYVCENLNDAEPLTWLLVNHIEEAIHIATESPVKELLAAAIHRNPAASGLLVQAISTKCVNLSQPSFIKRLLQCIEDAHQSQSGAVIMMLIPKFLSTKYLALSRMAAKMASRRVEILLTLSATDVMEQLPKNDLVKIMDTLQATKLAKKHGALVNLLNKLGVHFYDLSPLEPDLCRSFNSSIVKTIQLDRDWFLSQIKLRCCHQNTLYNTQESAQLLSNLNFEDCLSIISSKEFDIIILKDCITLGVRLTIENCQKLELRKIHNEKIHNFEASPLYTAAKQCLLEHVRNVTELMPKPHYVFNPQKSNINSKEVKYATRISKLLDDSIYWNTLFKIIPVVKAFTKTLSKLTKYNLANMDAKVEEDCAKLALLCFELTHWMIHVDKQNIRKLRPSEVELTLSCAAEILKYEGPFKVFADHTRYSWVCSTILAVTKIVESNLTTVESLPHVDTCSLQAAFQDEETKHYAQACVRIASLVIWLEKCQVNNSSKNIPPYLYNIIKDLIVLISRQPLVNSFVLTPPLVWKHGWHIMGSGTTKCHFPLLSTESNLLQEVDILEQFIYRINLLGWTSRLQFEEIWMALLGLLNLSQNENSSLEETTALVQASCLAIQAITQLLLQTMFLPHPGNPSTSSLIHHSRDPQLSVVKVSSQELYTIQDLLTWKYECMSDIQNINGLKLDHIFHRGNIEKITTSNNFTYSQLSVSYLWSSCNLYEDKLNASVLELKNRRNDALKSASLDVDSCLRFLVELYTSWLSPQANIPIQLLTETMKSLLAISDLFVERAQYQWMLDVCLEISRVHPIENGILHQYLVISVCKAAAVLTPLDLDTLDKVKRLVDINLKSVFLAARVAALHGVLYLLQSAVQANYEEIMNILHPLTIEYIQKHIDNQDTDGVLSQSEEHTGVMWALVFFLLEHAGDTPPDTEAPAVLELVLSLVMSPNISISLHQTLLQGLERLIITKSVMGKVAEQIVKIATERLRHASPMFALPALQLLLTCMYTEAADRLNQPNIEEPLPDIEPESLVRSIERTSAIFDRIKRGYPMEVEILCSVLSGVLADFFPLSQILTKVIGEFLSPQQPHPRLLSGVVFKVCERACTSTQLSLLQDWVVFSLPNFIQSLPLAMSTWCLSCFFISASTNNWLRALFPHVQSRIGKYEYEDKKILCIAANDFYHKLPEASQKKAFVEIFEVAAKEPGTPFIDILASF